The Natribaculum luteum genome contains the following window.
CCGCGGCGGACGTGCTCTACCCGGCGAGCGCGCTCTGTGTGGGCATCGCGCTCTGGTGGACGATCGTGACGTTCGCGGACGTTCCGTCGTTCGTGTTGCCGTCGCCGCGGGCCGTCGCCGCCCAGCTCCTGGGAAATCCGACGCTGTACGCGCACAACGCCTGGAACACGCTCGAGAAGGTCGTCTACGGGGGTGCCGTGGGTGTCCTCGCTGGATTCCTGCTGGCGGCGTTCGTCGCGTACGTCCCGTGGTTTCGGCGGGCGATCTACCCCTCGCTCGTGACGGTCAGGGTGTTGCCGAAACTCGCGATCGCGCCGTTGCTTCTGATCTACCTGGGGACGGGAACGACGACGGCGACCGTGTTCGTCGCGCTCGTCACGTTCTTCCCGCTCGTGTTGAGCACGGCGGCGGGACTCGACCGGGCACCGGCGGAGCACCACGACCTGTTGCGGTCGGTAAACGCCAGCACGCTCGAGCGGATCGCGTACGTGGACGTCCCCTACGCCCTGCCGGACGTCTTCGCCGGGCTCAAGCAGTCGGTGACGCTCGCAGTCGTCGGAGCCGTCGTCGCCGAGTGGGTCGTCGCGGACGACGGCCTCGGATTCATTATCCTCCTGGGTTCGGAGAACGTCCGTCCCGAGGTCATGCTCGCGGCGCTCGTCGTCCTGTTGCTTGAGGGACTCGCCCTCTACGGCGTCGTCGTGCTCGCACAGCGCGGCGTCCTCCGGTGGGTGGGTCTCGAGTTCGAGTGATCCCTTACGCCCGCCAGAACGCGCGTTCGGCGGCGACGGGGAGAACGTAAAAGCCCACGCCGAGCCCCGAGAGGACGACGAGGGCGGCGTAGGTCTCGGCCGTTCGGAGGTACGCCGCGGTGTCGAACACACGGTAGCCCAGCCCCGCCTCGAGCGTGACGAACTCCGCGACGACGGCACCGACGACGGAAAGCGTCGCGGCGATCTTGAACCCGGCGAACACGCTCGGCGCGGCGGCGGGGACGCGCACGCGAAGGAAGACGGCGGTCCGCGACGCGCCGACGGTGCGCGCGAGATCGAGGTACGACTCCGGCGTGCTCCGGAGTCCGTCGACCGCGGCGATCGTGATCGGGAAGACGGTCAGCGTCGTCACGAGCAGCGCCCGGGCCAGCACGCCCCGGCCGAACCAGAGAAACAGGAGCGGGGCGACGGCGATCAGGGGGGCGATGCGCAACGCGACCACGTAAGGCAACAGCGTCCGCGTCGCCGCCCGCGAGTAGGTCATCGCGAACGCGAGGACGAACCCGACCGTCCCACCGGCGAGCAATCCGAGGCCCGCGGTGAGCCCCGTGACCGCGGCGTCCTCGAGCAGCGTCGGATACGTCTCGGCGAGCGCCTCGAGGACCTCGAGTGGCGACGGGAGGATCAGCGTCGGCATGTCGGAGACCACGACGGCGGCGTGCCACGCGAGGAGGACGACTGCGAGGACGGCGACCGGCGGAAACGCACGACTCGTCGCGGCGAGGCCGACGTCGACGACGCTCTGTCCCCTCCGTCGAGCGAGCGAGGGAACGTCCACGCGTGGTCGGCCGTGTCGGTCTCCGCGTCCGTCGCTCATCGTCTCTCGTCTCCGCGTTCCGGTCGTGACCGGGCCGTTCGAACGCGATTCATTCTTCGACCAGTTCCGCGTAGTCGGCGACGTACTCGTACTCTGCGTCGAGATACTCGTTCGTCCACACGTTGTTCGGGTCGACGTCACCCTCGAGGACGTCGCCGTCGGCCAGCACCTCGTGCGTTCGTTCCCACGGGTCGGCGGCGCTGAACCCCCAGCCGTTCTCGCGCACCGTCTCCGAGGTCATGTACTCGCCGTGCATGACGCCCCACTTGTCGGCCTGGTTCTCGCGGACCTCCTCGAGTTCTGGCTGGACGTCGACGAGGAGGTCGATCGCCTCGTCCGGGTTCTGGCTCGCCCAGACGGCACCCCTGGCCGTCGCCCGGAGGAACGCCCGGACGGTGTTCGGGTTCGCATCGCCGAAGTCCTTCTCGGTGGCCACGAGGTGGCCGTACGACGGAATCGCGTCCGCGATCGGGAGAACGTCGATCTCGCCGCCCTGGTGTTCGGCGTCGACGACGTCGCCGAAGACGCCCCCCGCGGCGTCGATCTCGCCACCGAGCAGTTGCTGGACGGTGTCGAACCCGGTGTCGACGTACTCGACGCTCTCGAGGATCCCGTGGGAGTCGAGAAACGCCTGCGTCATCTGGCGGACCATGCCGGGGCCGCTCCCGACCGTGGCACCGTCTAACTGCTCGGCGTCGGCGAGTTCGCCGAACTGCTTGCGACTGGCGAAGACGACGTTCGGATTCCGTTGCATGACGATGCCGACCGCGAGCGGCGAGAGTCCTCGACTGTTGACGTTGAGGATCTGGTCGCTGCTCGAGATCGCGAACTCGACGTTGCCGAGACCGGCCTGGTTGGCCGCAAAGTCGGAGCCGTCGCCGCTCTCGATCTCGACCGCCTCGAAGCCCTCCTCCTCGTAGAAGCCGTTCTCGTCGGCCGCGACGTACGGCGCGTGGAGGCCGCTTATGTTCCAGTTGAGCAACAGGGAGACGGACTCGACTTCGGGTCCGTCCGCCGTGTCGTCGCCCACGTCGTTTGGCTCGTTGTCGTTCGGCTCGCCGTCGCTCCCGAACCTCCCGGTACAGCCGGCGACGGCGACCCCACCGGCGACCGCCAGAAATCCCCGTCGCGTGTTGCGCGCCGCCCTCTCCCCACGCCCTGTGTGAATGCGTGTCACTCTTTCACCGTCACCAACTGTCCACGAAGGCGTATAAAAATCATTTGCGAAAATCATTATAAGGAGCGGGACCGACTCCTGCCGACCGCGTCACACGTCGTCGTGCGTGAGCAACGGCCGGTCGCGCTCCGCTCGTGGCGGATCGTACGTGACCACCTCGAGGAGGTTGCCGTCGGGGTCGAGGAAGTAGAAGCCCTCGAACTCGCCCCAGTCGTACGGTCCCTGCTTCGGGAACTGGCCGTCGAGGTCGTCGACGAACTCGTCGTACCGCTCGCGCGAGCTCTCGAACGCGAGGTGGCCCTTGTCGAGGGGATGCTCGAGGTCCGCGGGCGACCACCCGTCGGCGCGTCCCGTCTCGACGAGCGTCACGACGGTCTCGCCGACCTCGAACATGGCATGCTCGCCCTGGAAGTCCTCCGGCGGGCGCAGCAACGACAGTCCGAGGACGTCCCGGTAGAACTCGTAGCACGCCTCGAGGTCGTCGACGTCGACGTTCACGTGGTCGACGGCGCGTGCGGTCATCGCCACCGCCCCGCACGTTCGGCATAGTCGCGGATCGCCGGCGCGTCCGCGTCGAGGTACTCGTTCGTCCAGGCGGCGTCTGGATCGATCTCGCCCTCGAGCAGGTCGGTCTCCGCGAGCGTCTCGCCGAGCCGTCGCCAGCGGTCGCCGTCGTGGTTCCCCCACCCCGTCTCCGCGACGTGCGGGGTGACCTGGAGGTCGCCGGCGGCCGCCTCGAACTTCTCGCGTTCGATCTCCCGGCGGCGCTCGAGCGTGGCGTTGCGCGAGACCAGCGCGTCGACGGCCGCCTCCGGTTCCCGCGACGCCACAGCCCAGCCGCGGGCGGTGGCGCGGAGGAACGCCCGCACCGTCTCGGGATTATCGGCCGCGAACGACGGCTCCGTCACGAGTGTCATCCCGTAGACGCCCAGGTGCTCCCCGATCGGGAGTTCGTCCGCCGGCCGGTCGTGGTCGCGCTCGAGTTCGAGGCCGTTGGTGACGACGCCGACCGCCGCGTCGACGTCCCCGTCGAGCAGCTGGTGCTCGACGCGGTGGTGGGTGTGCGGGTCGACGTCCCGGAGGTCGACCTCGTCGCGAATTCCGGCGTTCTCGAGCAACTGGGCGGCGAGGATGCGCGTCTTCGTCGCCGAGGGGGCGACGGTCCGTCCGGCGAGGTCTTCCGGCTGCTCGAGCGGTTCGCCGAAGACGTCCCGCAGCGTGTAGATCGCCGCCGGGGTCTTCGCCGTCACTGCCGCGACGGCCAGCGGCTCGAGTCCGCGGCTCCGGACGGAGAGGACGGCGCTGGCACCTGCGAGCGCGAACGTGGCCGCACCTCGAGCGGCCTGCTCGGCGGCGAACGGAGAGCCGTGTCCCTCGACGAACCGAACCTCGAGTCCCTCCTCGTCGTAGAAACCCCGCTCGCGTGCGAGGAAGTACGGGGCCTGGAAGCCGTTGGGTTCCCAGTTGAGCTGGAAGGTGATCGATTCCACGGCGATCAGACCTCCAGGCGGAACGTGTCGTCGGGGATGCGATCGACGCCGAGGGCGTCGGCTCCCGCGACCTCGAGCAGGTGGTCGAACAGCCGTTCCATCCCGGCGACCGTCTCCTCGTCCCAGTCGGCGACGACCATGTCCCGCCAGCCGTCGCGGACGGCGCGGACGACGGCGTCGTCGTCCTCGTACATCAGCCGCTCGCCGATCTCCGTCCAGATCTCGTCGTCGGTCGTGAGTCGTTCGACGGCGTCCCGGTACGCGCCCGTGAATCCGTGGACCGCCTCCCGGTTCTCCGCGAGGTAGTTCTCGCTCGTGAGGAACGTCGAGATCGGCAACTTCCGGTCGGTTTCCGAGAGGTCCTGGACGAGCCGGGACATCGGGAGCACCTCGTGGTAGTCGCCCGTCTCGGTGATCTCGGGAACGATGGGCCAGAACTGGAGGATTGCGTCGACTTCCCCGTCCCGGAGCATGCGGGTGAGTTCGACCTTCGATCCCGACTCGACCGGCATCGCCTCGTCGTCGGGGTCGAAGCCGTGGTACTCGCGACACGCCGCGCGAACCAGGATCCAGTTTTTGTCCAGCCGGCGGACGACGCCGATGCGCCGGCCCGGCAGATCCGTCAGATCCTCGATCGGCGAGTCCGTCGGCGCGACGAGCCCCCCGACCGTCCGGCCGTACGGGTGAACGGCGACGATCGGTGCGCCCTCGGCCCGCTCGCGCGCCGTCGAGATGTAGTCGATGTCGATGAGGTCGGCCTCGCCTCCCTGTAACTTCGCCTCGACGGTCTCGACGCCGCCCTCGAGTTCGTCCGAGACGAGTTGCACGTCGAGGTGGAAGTCGTGATCGTGGTCGTACCCGAACCGTTTGATCGTGTAGAGCATGTACCGGGGGCTGCCGTTGTGCTCGAATCGCGCTCGTAACATGGGCCGGTCTCCCGGATCGTCGTGGTGGGCGTCCAGTTCGACCTGCTGGGTCTCGAGGTCTACTGCCTCCATGGGACTCACCCGAGCGAAGCGACGATGGCGTCGAGGTCTGCCTCGCCGTCGATGAGGCCGCGGTCTTTCATCCACTCGAGTTGCGCACCGAGATCGTCCCGGTCGGCGGGTTCCGGCACCTCGTAGCGCGGAACCGTCACGCGCTCGCGAAGTTTTGCCACGTCCACGTCCTCGAAGAGGTCGGGCGCGACCTCGAGGTCCTTCTCGAGCATCTCGAGGTACTCCTCGCGGAACGCTTCCGGGTTCTCGTTGACGTCACGGGCGGCGCGGGTGTAGGCAGCGACGTACGACTCGAGGACGTCGCGGTCGACGTCGTCGCCGCCGACGATCCCCACGTGGTTCTCGAACTCGAGGATCGGCTGGAAGCCGAGGGACTCCGCGAGCGTGCTCTGTGGGTCGAGCAGCGTCACGGCGTCGACCTCGCCGTCCCGGAGCGCGCGCAGGCGATCGGTCGGCATCCCGTAGTGGACGAGGCGCACCTCCTCGGGATCGACGTGCTCCTCGAGCGCTCGCATCGCGGTGTACTCCTGGCCGGTTCGGCGGTTGACGGCGACCGGGACGTCCGCGAGGTCCGCCGGCGACTCGATCGACGTCTCCGGGTGGGTGAACACCGTGTACGGCTGGTCGGCGAAGGTGCCGTTCGCGACGACCCGCCCGTCGTCCATTCGCCACGTTCGCCTGAGGCTCTCCCACTTGCACACCGGGTAGATGTCCACCTCGTAGTCGCCGGTCAGCGTCTCCTCGGCGGGGATGTACTTTACCTCGACGGACCGCCGGTCGCGCTCGACCAGGTCGACCTCGAGTCCCTCCGCCTCGAAGTAGCCCCGTTCGGCCGCCACCCGCTGCGGGAGGACGAACGAGAACGGGAGGTGAAACAATCTGAGTGAGGCATTCTCTGTCATGCGCTCGTCGCTAATCACGAACGGACTGATAAAGGTTTCTCGAGAATTTTTATATGAGTCGTCGTGGACAGGGCGATAGTGAGGTATGCTACCATGGACAGGGTAAGTACCGGGGACACGACGTTCGACGAGGTTGCGGAGGGAGTGTACCTCGCCGACCTGGCGACCGGGCGGCGGGCCTGCGTGAAGTACTGGCGGATCGAATCCGGCGCGACGCTACCCGTACACCGGCACGACAACGAACAGATCGGCTACGTCCTCGACGGGACGCTGGTCGCGCTGGTCGAGGGCGAGGAGGTCACGCTCTCGCCCGGCGACTGCTACCGGTTCCCGAGTGGGGAACGCCACGGTGCCGAGAACCGGTCCGACGAACCCGCGATCGGGATCGGCGTGCTCGCACCGCCGCGCGAGCAACCCGACTGGCGGGAAACATAGTATTCCGTCAACCGTCGATCGATGCGCGGAACCGGACGGCAGCGATCGGTTCCGCGCAGCGATTCAGGCTCGACGAAACACTAAGTATCGAACCTGGCGTCGCCCGCCGTCGTCGGTTCGACCACCTCGAGTGCTCGTTCGAAGTGGGCCGCAGTGAGCACGAGGTCCTCGAGGGTTCGCGCGTCGGTGACGTACTCCTCGATGGCCGCCGTGGCGGCCTCGCGACAGATCGCCTCGACGTCCGCGCCGACGTAGCCGTCGGTCTCGCCCGCCAGTCGCTCGAGGTCGACGTCCGCGGCCAGGGGCTTGGCTGCGGTGTGGACCTCGAAGATCGCCAGCCGAGCCTCCTCGTCCGGAACCGGCACGTGGACGTGTCGGTCGAACCGACCCGACCGGAGCAAGGCGTCGTCGAGGAGGTCGGGGCGATTGGTCGTCGCGACGACGACGACGTCCTCGAGGGTCTCGAGGCCGTCGAGTTCGGTCAGCAGTTGCGAGACGACGCGCTCGCCGACTCCTGCGTCGGCGGCGCTCCGACCGCGTTCTCCCGCCAGCGCGTCGATCTCGTCGAAGAAGACCACCGTCGGCGCGTTCTCGCGGGCCTTCGAGAAGACCTCGCGAACGCCCCGTTCTGACTCGCCGACGAACCTGTTCAGTAACTCCGGCCCCTTGATCGAGATGAAGTTCGACTGAGCCTCGTTCGCGACCGCCTTCGCGAGCAGCGTCTTGCCCGTGCCGGGCGGACCGTAGAGCAACACGCCTTTCGCGGGCGAGAGGTCGACCCGCTCGTACGCGTCGGGGTGCTCGAGGGGCCACTGGACGGTCTGGCGCAGCCGTCGTTTCACGTCCTCGAGGCCGCCGACGTCGTCCCACGAGACGTCCGGCACCTCGACGAACACCTCGCGCAACGCCGAGGGTTCGACGCCCGTGAGCGCGTCCCGGACGTCGCGATCCGTCACCTCGAGGTCGACGTCGGCGACGTCTGCCGGCGTCACCTCGAGGTCGTCGCCGGGACGCACCCGCCGGAGCGCGCTCATCGCACTCTCCCTGACGAGGTGCTCGAGGTCGGCCCCGACGAACCCGTGGGTGATCTCGGCGTAGCGCTCGATGTCGACGTCGTCGGCCAGTGGCACGTCTCGGGTGTGGATCCGGAGGATCTCCTCGCGGCCCTGCGCGTCGGGAACGCCGACCTCCACCTCGCGGTCGAACCGGCCGGGGCGGCGCAACGCGGGATCGACGACGTGTTCCCGGTTGGTCGTTCCGACGACGGCGACGCGTTTTCGGTCTCGCACGCCGTCGAGCAGCGAGAGCAACTGGGCGACGATCCGGCTCTCGGCGTCGCCGCCGGATCCGTCCCGCGTCGGCGCGATGGAGTCGAGTTCGTCGACGAAGACGACCGCCGGTGCGTTCGCCTCGGCCTCCGCGAAGACCTCCCGGAGGCGCTGTTCGCTCTCGCCGTAGTACTTCGACGTGATCTCCGGCCCCGAGATCGTCTGGAAGTGCGCGTCGATCTCGTTTGCGACGGCGCGGGCCATCAGCGTCTTGCCGGTCCCCGGCGGGCCGTAGAGCAGGACGCCTGAAGGTGGATCGACGCCGAGCGCGTCGAACAGGCCCGGGTGCTGAAGAGGAAGCTCGATCAGCTCGCGCACTCGCTCGAGTTCCGCCTCGAGGCCGCCGACGTCCTCGTAGGTGACGGCGGGTCGGTCCGTCGACTCGTCTGTGAGCCCCTGTGCGGGCTCTTCGTCGACGGTGATGGCCGTCCAGTCGCGGACGACCGCGGGACCGTTCGAGTCGGTCCCCGTCACGCGGACCGGTACCTGGCGGCTCGCCTCCGCTGGCAGAGAGCCGTAGCCGAGCGCGACCGAGAGCACCTGGCCGTCGACGACTCCTCGTCCGACGAGGGCGTCCCTGACGTGCAGGCCGACGCCTTCCTCGACGCCGACGTCCTCGGGCAGGGCGATCGTGACCCGATCCGCGTCGGTCACGTCGACGGCGTCGACTGCGACGCGGTCGTCGACCGCCACTCCGAGGTTCCGACGGAGTCGCTCCGGGAGCCGGACGTGACCGCGTTCGGCGTCGCCGGTGCCGACCCTCGCGACGGCCCGTCGATCGTCGCTCTCGAGGAGCACCCAGTCGCCGACCTCGACCCCCAGTTCCCGTCTCGCGTCGCGATCGAGGACGACCGCTCCCTCGTCGACCCGTCCTCGTCCGGGCGTGACACCAAGTTCCAGGCTATTAGTTTTCACACCCTACATTCGTACGACGGCAATAATAGTTCACGGGACGTTCGACTCGGGCGGTTCTGTTCTAATCACCGTCGGGCCTGGACGCAACTGACGACGAGTCTCGGGAGCAATTATTTCCACCATATGTAAGGGAATATAAACGGCTAGTATTATATAGTGATTCGTTGGCCATTCTCACGGCACTGGTGCGTGTTCTCACGAGTCACGCACGAGTCGAATCATGACTAACACACAGATAACAGACGAAGCTCAACGGCAGCTGGTCCGGAACCTCGGGATGAGCCAGGTTCCGGAAGAGGGCCGGTTGACGCTCGAGCGAATTCGGGAGTCGGTAGACGCCGAGACCGACCCCGAGTTCGCTTCGATGGGGGTGTCGATCCGACGTGACCTCTCGGGCAAACTCGACGAGTCGTTGCTCGAGGAGGAACTCGGGAAGCTGGCGACGCAGATCGAACGGCTTCCCGATGTCCGCGAGGCGGGGATCCCGGACGGTGAGACGGAGCCAGAACAGTTGTATCGCGAACTCGTCGCTCCGGGCTGGCGCGTCTACGACCATCTCGTGGACGTCGGATTCTTCGAGAGCGTCGAAGACAGCCTGCCGCGGTTCACACCGGAACACATCGAACACACTGCACACGAGCTGATCCGGACGGAGCCGCTTACGTCCGAACTCTCGACGATCGGGTTCGACGAGCGCGAGAAGCTGGTGCTGGTGATGAACGTCGTGAACAACAACACGCGACTGGCGCGGTGGGTACCGACGAAGGAGATTCCGGAGGAGGTCGAGTTCGACGTCGAGCACGTGCCGCCACTTCACCAGCGGGCCATGGGGGGTGCGTTGCTGTGGATCAACGCGCTCGACGTCCACCTCTGGCAAAATCGGATCCTCGTCACCGACGAGATCCTCGACGACGGCTACTCGGACGTCAAGGCGATGCTCGGCGGGCTGTACGCGATGACGAAGGCCGCACTCGACGTCGCCGAGGACGGACCGCTGACCGACGCACAGCTGACCGCCGCGCTGACCGCCAGTGCGGCGATCACGATCGTCAACCAGGAAGAGATCTGCAAGGACGTCTTCTGGATCACGGAAGACATGCGTGCGCCGAGCAAGGCGCGACCGAGGTGACAACCAATGGGAATCGAAGAAGACAGGGCCGTCAAGGCCGCACAGGACACGATCGTACGGGAAACAGACCAGGGGTATCGGGTGCTCGGCTCGCCCGACGAGTCGGTGACACACCAGCACGACGTCGACCGGATTCCGGAGGTGGACGTCACCCAGGAGATGATCCTCGAGTCGGGTGAGAACCCGGAAGCGTGGCTCACCTACGGGGGGAACTACGAACAGCACCGCTGTACGACCGCCGACGTCATCACCCCCGACAACGTCGCCGACCTCGAACTCGAGTACGTGATGCACGTCGGTGCCGGCTCGAGCATGGAGGGGACGCCGCTGATCGTCCCGGGCGATCCGCCGGTGATGTACCAGTCGAACGGGCCGAACCACGTGAAAGCTATCGACGCCCGCGAGGGCGAGACGCTCTGGAGTTACACCTACGCGGTTCCCTCCGACGTGGTGCTTTGCTGTGACGACAACAACCGCGGCGTCGCCGTCCTCGGCGACAAGGTGTTCATGACGACGCTCGACTCGGGCGTCGTTGCACTGAACCGCTACACCGGCGAGGAGGAGTGGTACACGAGCACCGCCGACCACGAGGAAGGCTACTCGGCGACGTGGGCACCCGTCGTCTACGACGGCAAGCTGTTCACCGGCAGCGCCGGCGGCGAGTACGGCGTTCGCGGCTTCCACACCGCGCTCGACACCGAAACCGGCGAACAGCTCTGGCACACGTGGACCTCGCCCGAAGAGGAGTGGGTCGGCGACAGCATCGAGCAGTCGTGTGCGACGAACTGGATGACCGCGACGATCGACGCCGAGAAGGGGCGGCTGTACCTCCCCGTGGGCAACCCCGGCCCCGACTTCGACGGCTCCGTCCGTCCAGGACCGAACCGCAATAGCGCCGGGACGCTGGCGATGGACCTCGAGACGGGCGAACGCCTGTGGACCCACCAGGAGTCGCCACACGACGTCTGGGACTACGACTCGGCCGCACCGCGTATCCTGATCCGCGACCTCGAGATCGAACACCGCGACATGACCACGGACGTCGTCGTCTCGGCGGGGAAGACGGCCTGGATCTATACGATGGACTCCGACACCGGCGAGCTCATCGAGCGCAGCGAACCGGGCGTCCAGCAGCTGAACATGTTCAAGATGATCCCGCACATCGACGAGGGCCGGCGCATGGCGTTCATGCCCGGCGCGATGGGCGGCAACGACTGGCAGCCGCCGGCCTGGAACCCCGAAACCGGCCTGGCGTACTTCAAGATGAACAACTCGCCACAGGAAGCCTGGTGGCGCTTCGAGGAGTACGAAGAGGGCAAGAAGTACTGGGGTGGCATCCTGGAAGACGAGACCGAGGCCGTCCCCGAGGGCTACAACGACAAGATCAGCGCCATCGTCGCGGTCGATCCGGAGACGGGCCAGCGCGTCTGGCGCGACTGGATCGAGGGCAGTGCGTACCTGTGGGGTGGCCTGCTGACGACCACGACGGGACTCACCTTCGGTGGCACGCAGAACGGCAAATTCATCGCGTACGACGCCGAAACCGGTGACCACCTCTGGGAGTACGACGTCGGCGAGGTGTCGATCGCGGGTAGTCCGATGAGCTGGTACGACCCCGAGACCGAAAAGCAGTACGTCGCCATCCAGATCGGCGGAAGTGGCTGGCTGCGCCGCGGGACCGGCGGTCGCGACGACCGACTCGCCGTCTTCTCGATGGCAGCCTGACCACCTCTCGCAGCAGCTTTCTCTGCGTCGCCGTTTGCTAATTGCCCGACAAGAACGAGCTGCCGATGCTGCCGGCGGTCTCACACTGACTACTGTACCTCATTTCCGATGCAACGGCAGGGCGGTCGCGGTTGCACCGGGAAATCGGTACAGCAGCCCGTATCACTCGACGCTGAGGTCGCCCCCACCCTCCGGTTCGGTGAACTCGAGTTCGATCTCGAGTTCCCGGGTTCGGCGCTCGGCGAACTCGACTTCCACCTCGATCGGTTCGCCGTACTCGAAGGGAATCTCCCAGTCGGCACTCGAGATCGTCAGCGTCGTCCCGTCGTCGATCGAGTCGGCGAGGTCGCGCAGAAACGCCGCCGTCTCGGCTCGAGAGAGGTACACCTCGCGTTCGAAGAAGCCGTCGGTGATCGTCCTTCGTTCCCTCGACCTGTCGTCCGGCAAGTTGACGTCATCTGCCATGAGTGTTTGTCCCACACGAACGACGATAAAAGTCGGCCCTGAACGCCCTACTGATATATGTGTACGTACAGCATATCTATCTGTCGTGTCGCTGATCGACGTCTTCGGGAGCACTCAGCGGGTAAAGATCATCCGGGAACTCTCGCATGGCCCACGATACGTCTCCGAACTCGCCGAGACCATCGGGATGGACGGATCGACGACCGTCCATCACCTGTCGGTTCTCGAGGAGGCGGGGCTGGTCGAACACTACCATCGGGGGAATCGAAAGTACTACCGACTCGTCCGGAAGGTGGAACTGCAAGCGACTCCGCCACCGGAACGGACGTTCATCCTGCAAGCGAGCGAGATCGACGAGACCGAGTAGCGATCGTTCGTCGATCGACGTATCGCTCGAGACGTCCACACGGTGGCGTCTCGTCTGCTCTCGTCGACCGACCAAACCTATTTGACCGGTCGTGTTGTGTGAGATCACATGGCAATAGGAAACGACGCTTCGGTACCGGTGCCGACGGAAGAGCGCGAAGAGACACCCGAGACGGAACAAGATACCGACCGAGCCACCGAGGACGGGACGGGAACGGTCGAACGCCGGATCGAAGACCTCATCGACGAACGCGTCGAGGCGGTCGAGACGCAGATCGACGACCTCGAGCGGCAGCTCTCGGAGCTCGACGACTTCACCAGGATCAGCCTGAGCGAGCGACGGATTCAACAGAACGAGGAGAACCTCGCGGCCTTTTCCGACTCGCTGACCGACTTCGCCGAGCGGACGATGGCCCAGACGAACCACCTCGAGGAGCAACTCGAGGTACAGCGAATGCTGATCGCGGCACTCCTCGAGGCACTCGACGACCAGGACGTCGACGTCGACCTCTCGGCCGTCCAGCAGTATCGAGAGGAGCGAGTCGTCACGGACACGGGTGACGAACAGCTCGACGAGGCGATCGAACGGTCGTCGCCCTGACGCCGCCGCTTTCGGTTCGCCATCGGCCGGGTTGGGGATACCCCCGGTCGCACGGCGCGGCTCGGTAGCCCGGCGCTCGCCGGGCGCTACGCATCGTCTGGACCGTGACCGCTAGAAAATCTGTCGATACCCGTTTTCCAACGCTGCCACTGCCGGTAGTTCTAATATGGATGGGCTTCAGACTGGAAACAGAGGGTCTAACTGTGGAAATATCTGATAAACTCCTGTGTCTGTTCAGTACGGACGTCTCGGCGGAAGACGACCGATACGTCATCGAAGTACCCAGACAAGAGATCG
Protein-coding sequences here:
- a CDS encoding ABC transporter substrate-binding protein, with amino-acid sequence MESITFQLNWEPNGFQAPYFLARERGFYDEEGLEVRFVEGHGSPFAAEQAARGAATFALAGASAVLSVRSRGLEPLAVAAVTAKTPAAIYTLRDVFGEPLEQPEDLAGRTVAPSATKTRILAAQLLENAGIRDEVDLRDVDPHTHHRVEHQLLDGDVDAAVGVVTNGLELERDHDRPADELPIGEHLGVYGMTLVTEPSFAADNPETVRAFLRATARGWAVASREPEAAVDALVSRNATLERRREIEREKFEAAAGDLQVTPHVAETGWGNHDGDRWRRLGETLAETDLLEGEIDPDAAWTNEYLDADAPAIRDYAERAGRWR
- a CDS encoding ABC transporter substrate-binding protein; translation: MEAVDLETQQVELDAHHDDPGDRPMLRARFEHNGSPRYMLYTIKRFGYDHDHDFHLDVQLVSDELEGGVETVEAKLQGGEADLIDIDYISTARERAEGAPIVAVHPYGRTVGGLVAPTDSPIEDLTDLPGRRIGVVRRLDKNWILVRAACREYHGFDPDDEAMPVESGSKVELTRMLRDGEVDAILQFWPIVPEITETGDYHEVLPMSRLVQDLSETDRKLPISTFLTSENYLAENREAVHGFTGAYRDAVERLTTDDEIWTEIGERLMYEDDDAVVRAVRDGWRDMVVADWDEETVAGMERLFDHLLEVAGADALGVDRIPDDTFRLEV
- a CDS encoding VOC family protein, with amino-acid sequence MTARAVDHVNVDVDDLEACYEFYRDVLGLSLLRPPEDFQGEHAMFEVGETVVTLVETGRADGWSPADLEHPLDKGHLAFESSRERYDEFVDDLDGQFPKQGPYDWGEFEGFYFLDPDGNLLEVVTYDPPRAERDRPLLTHDDV
- a CDS encoding ABC transporter permease, which encodes MATSERVRAAAADVLYPASALCVGIALWWTIVTFADVPSFVLPSPRAVAAQLLGNPTLYAHNAWNTLEKVVYGGAVGVLAGFLLAAFVAYVPWFRRAIYPSLVTVRVLPKLAIAPLLLIYLGTGTTTATVFVALVTFFPLVLSTAAGLDRAPAEHHDLLRSVNASTLERIAYVDVPYALPDVFAGLKQSVTLAVVGAVVAEWVVADDGLGFIILLGSENVRPEVMLAALVVLLLEGLALYGVVVLAQRGVLRWVGLEFE
- a CDS encoding ABC transporter permease, whose amino-acid sequence is MSDGRGDRHGRPRVDVPSLARRRGQSVVDVGLAATSRAFPPVAVLAVVLLAWHAAVVVSDMPTLILPSPLEVLEALAETYPTLLEDAAVTGLTAGLGLLAGGTVGFVLAFAMTYSRAATRTLLPYVVALRIAPLIAVAPLLFLWFGRGVLARALLVTTLTVFPITIAAVDGLRSTPESYLDLARTVGASRTAVFLRVRVPAAAPSVFAGFKIAATLSVVGAVVAEFVTLEAGLGYRVFDTAAYLRTAETYAALVVLSGLGVGFYVLPVAAERAFWRA
- a CDS encoding ABC transporter substrate-binding protein yields the protein MTRIHTGRGERAARNTRRGFLAVAGGVAVAGCTGRFGSDGEPNDNEPNDVGDDTADGPEVESVSLLLNWNISGLHAPYVAADENGFYEEEGFEAVEIESGDGSDFAANQAGLGNVEFAISSSDQILNVNSRGLSPLAVGIVMQRNPNVVFASRKQFGELADAEQLDGATVGSGPGMVRQMTQAFLDSHGILESVEYVDTGFDTVQQLLGGEIDAAGGVFGDVVDAEHQGGEIDVLPIADAIPSYGHLVATEKDFGDANPNTVRAFLRATARGAVWASQNPDEAIDLLVDVQPELEEVRENQADKWGVMHGEYMTSETVRENGWGFSAADPWERTHEVLADGDVLEGDVDPNNVWTNEYLDAEYEYVADYAELVEE
- a CDS encoding cupin domain-containing protein encodes the protein MDRVSTGDTTFDEVAEGVYLADLATGRRACVKYWRIESGATLPVHRHDNEQIGYVLDGTLVALVEGEEVTLSPGDCYRFPSGERHGAENRSDEPAIGIGVLAPPREQPDWRET
- a CDS encoding ABC transporter substrate-binding protein; protein product: MTENASLRLFHLPFSFVLPQRVAAERGYFEAEGLEVDLVERDRRSVEVKYIPAEETLTGDYEVDIYPVCKWESLRRTWRMDDGRVVANGTFADQPYTVFTHPETSIESPADLADVPVAVNRRTGQEYTAMRALEEHVDPEEVRLVHYGMPTDRLRALRDGEVDAVTLLDPQSTLAESLGFQPILEFENHVGIVGGDDVDRDVLESYVAAYTRAARDVNENPEAFREEYLEMLEKDLEVAPDLFEDVDVAKLRERVTVPRYEVPEPADRDDLGAQLEWMKDRGLIDGEADLDAIVASLG